ACCTTCCCGGCGAGATTATCGGTCTTGATGCGCTCTGTACGGGCGTTCATCCTTGCGGTGCGAAAACGCTCGAAACCAGCAGTCTCTGTGAATTACCCTATGATCATCTTGAAGATTTAGCAGAACGCGTTCCCAATATCGCCAAACAACTGCTCCGCATTATGAGCCAAGAGCTCCATTCGGATGAAAAGTTGTTAATGATGGTGGGCTCACAACCGGCGAAATCACGCTTAATTGCGCTGTTTCTAAGCCTTTCAACTCGTCTTTATCGACGGGGTTATTCCGCAACTGAATTTACTTTAAGTATGTCGCGCGCGGATATTGGAAGTTATTTAGGCTTAGCTGTTGAAACCGTGAGTCGCCTGCTTAAAAAGCTGCAAGATCAAAACTTAATTGAGGTGGACCATCGCCAGATTAAACTGCTCGACATTGATCGACTGCGCGAAATGGTTAAACTCGATTTCGAATAATTTTTTGCTCGTCGCCACGATCCTGCTCGATCGAGGCGATGCTTGATAAACGCGTTAATAATGGGAGTTCTCCTGAATTGATTATTAGCGCGTTTTTTTACGCCCGCTCTCTGATTATTAAAAATTCGTACGCAATAAACACAAAATCATTTTAGATATAATATAACTATTGCATGTAATGATTTGTTTGGCGTTTTCTTATGTTTGGCTCGCACAAAACCCCACTATCAAAAAGGTCATAAAAAAGCCGATCACTCAATAGAGGATCGGCTTTTTGCTTTACTTTTAAATCCGGTTCAATCTAACCCGTTACGGTCGGTAACACATCGGTAAAGATCGATAAGAGATAGGCGATCATAATCACTACCGCAAAGAGTGTTGCAATCACAAGTGCAGGGGTTCCGCCGCGAGTTTGCGTTCCTTCTGGGTGGGCGATACGCGCTTTATAGGTAAGAAGTACCGGAAGAATCACCCCGATAAAGGCGAAAATAATGCCCGCAAATGCGAACGCACTTAAGAAGATTTTCGGATAGGTAAATCCAACAATGATCGGCGGTAAGAAGGTGATTAGACCAATGGTGATGCGGTCGTGACGGAGATTGAAATGCATCAATAGGTCTTTGACGGCACTTGATAAGCCAAGAGCAACACCAATATAAGACGTGATGAGCGCTAAGATTGAGAATACGCGAATAATTTCACCTAA
The window above is part of the Ignatzschineria sp. RMDPL8A genome. Proteins encoded here:
- the fnr gene encoding fumarate/nitrate reduction transcriptional regulator Fnr, producing the protein MRKRLKVACGDCSLQRLCLPVGLDESEFIKLEKVIARGKPLARGKHIYFPGDPFTSLYAVRSGTVKTYSVASDGTEYVTGFYLPGEIIGLDALCTGVHPCGAKTLETSSLCELPYDHLEDLAERVPNIAKQLLRIMSQELHSDEKLLMMVGSQPAKSRLIALFLSLSTRLYRRGYSATEFTLSMSRADIGSYLGLAVETVSRLLKKLQDQNLIEVDHRQIKLLDIDRLREMVKLDFE